A region of Chitinophaga horti DNA encodes the following proteins:
- a CDS encoding dipeptidase, whose protein sequence is MQVWKDYQAKNKDRFLEELLSLLRIPSVSADSRHNEDTKRCAEAVKERLIEAGAEKVEVCPTAGHPIVYGEKIIDANLPTVLVYGHYDVQPPDPLELWHSGPFEPVIKDGKIYARGSADDKGQFYMHVKAVETMIATNTLPCNVKFMIEGEEEVGSANLGIFIKENKERLKADVVLISDTAMISLENPSIDTGLRGLSYMEVEVTGPNRDLHSGVYGGAVANPATILCQMIASLHDKDNHITIPGFYDDVVDLSDAERKALNSAPFDLKEYITDLEIADVWGEKGYSVFERTGTRPTLEVNGIWGGYTGEGAKTVLPSKAYAKISMRLVPNQDNHKISDLFKAHFEKIAPNNVKVKVTPHHGGNPYVTPTDHVAFKAANKAYAATFGKEPIPVRGGGSIPIVALFEKELGLKTVLMGFGLDSDNLHSPNEKFDLANFYKGIETIPYFHQYFTEMSKK, encoded by the coding sequence ATGCAAGTTTGGAAAGATTACCAGGCTAAAAACAAAGACAGGTTCCTGGAAGAGCTGCTGTCGCTGCTGCGCATACCTTCTGTGAGCGCGGACTCCAGGCATAACGAAGACACCAAACGTTGCGCCGAGGCGGTGAAAGAGCGCCTGATCGAAGCGGGTGCAGAGAAAGTGGAAGTGTGCCCTACGGCCGGCCATCCTATTGTATATGGCGAAAAAATCATAGACGCTAACCTGCCTACGGTACTGGTGTACGGTCACTACGACGTGCAACCGCCCGATCCGCTGGAGCTGTGGCACAGTGGCCCGTTTGAGCCGGTAATTAAAGACGGTAAAATTTATGCGCGCGGCTCGGCTGACGATAAAGGCCAATTTTATATGCACGTGAAGGCGGTAGAAACAATGATCGCTACCAACACGCTGCCCTGCAACGTTAAATTCATGATAGAAGGTGAGGAAGAAGTGGGCTCTGCTAACCTCGGCATCTTCATCAAAGAAAATAAAGAGCGCCTGAAAGCCGACGTAGTCCTCATTTCAGACACGGCGATGATCAGCCTCGAAAACCCATCCATCGATACGGGGCTGCGTGGCCTGTCGTACATGGAGGTAGAAGTTACCGGTCCTAACCGCGACTTGCACAGCGGCGTTTACGGCGGTGCCGTAGCTAACCCGGCTACGATCCTCTGCCAGATGATCGCCAGCCTGCACGACAAAGACAATCACATTACCATCCCCGGCTTCTATGACGATGTGGTAGACCTGAGCGATGCGGAACGCAAAGCGCTGAACTCCGCTCCTTTCGATCTTAAAGAATACATCACCGACCTGGAGATTGCGGATGTTTGGGGTGAAAAAGGCTACAGTGTATTCGAGCGCACCGGCACTCGTCCGACGCTGGAAGTAAACGGCATCTGGGGTGGTTACACCGGCGAAGGTGCTAAGACGGTGTTACCTTCTAAGGCTTACGCAAAGATTTCTATGCGCCTGGTACCTAACCAGGATAACCATAAGATTTCCGACCTGTTCAAAGCGCATTTCGAAAAGATTGCGCCGAACAATGTGAAGGTGAAAGTGACGCCTCACCATGGCGGTAACCCGTACGTGACGCCTACCGACCACGTAGCGTTCAAAGCGGCGAACAAAGCTTACGCGGCTACTTTCGGTAAAGAGCCGATTCCTGTACGTGGCGGTGGTAGTATTCCTATCGTAGCGCTGTTCGAAAAAGAACTGGGCTTGAAAACGGTGCTGATGGGCTTCGGGCTGGATAGTGACAACCTGCACTCTCCCAACGAGAAGTTTGACCTGGCGAACTTTTATAAGGGTATTGAAACGATCCCTTACTTCCACCAGTATTTTACGGAGATGAGTAAGAAGTAG
- a CDS encoding LemA family protein: MKKSSLVLIVVLVVVALIGFAGCGKYNTLQKLDENVNGAWGAVQTQYQRRADLIDNLVATVKGAANFEKSTLTEVINARAKATSVTIQNTGDLNQSKIDEFQAAQGQLNSSLSRLLVTVEQYPDLKATAQFGELRAQIEGTENRIANARNDFNNTVRDFNATIRTFPNNIVAGFAGLQQRGYFKADAGAEKAPKVEF; this comes from the coding sequence ATGAAGAAGTCATCGCTTGTTTTAATTGTTGTTCTTGTTGTTGTAGCATTGATCGGTTTTGCCGGTTGCGGGAAATACAATACCCTGCAAAAGCTGGATGAAAACGTAAATGGCGCCTGGGGTGCTGTACAAACCCAATACCAGCGCCGCGCCGACCTGATCGATAACCTCGTAGCCACTGTGAAAGGGGCTGCCAATTTCGAAAAAAGCACCCTCACCGAAGTGATCAACGCCCGCGCAAAGGCCACTTCCGTAACTATACAAAACACCGGCGACCTTAACCAGTCTAAAATCGACGAGTTCCAGGCCGCACAAGGTCAGCTCAACAGTTCACTCAGCCGCCTGCTGGTAACGGTAGAACAATATCCCGACCTGAAAGCGACCGCCCAGTTCGGCGAACTGCGCGCACAGATCGAAGGCACAGAGAACCGCATCGCGAACGCCCGTAACGATTTCAATAACACTGTAAGGGACTTTAACGCTACCATCCGTACGTTCCCGAACAATATCGTAGCTGGCTTTGCGGGTCTGCAACAACGTGGTTACTTTAAAGCCGACGCTGGTGCGGAGAAAGCGCCTAAAGTAGAATTCTAA
- a CDS encoding response regulator: MSQQQIRILYIDDEVHNLNAFKASFRRLYAIQTAESAEEAYKLLEENDFHIIISDQRMPKMTGIEFFESILEKHAEPIRVLLTGYADINAVIDAINKGQVYKYFSKPWNEDELKHNIDKAYEVYALRKENRELTEKLLDVNEKLEFLLRQKLIS; encoded by the coding sequence ATGAGTCAACAACAAATACGCATCCTCTATATAGATGATGAGGTACATAACCTGAACGCCTTTAAAGCAAGCTTCAGAAGATTATACGCCATCCAGACTGCGGAATCGGCAGAAGAAGCGTATAAGTTATTGGAAGAAAACGACTTCCACATCATTATCTCCGACCAGCGTATGCCTAAAATGACGGGCATCGAATTTTTCGAATCCATTCTTGAGAAGCATGCTGAACCCATCAGGGTATTGCTGACCGGCTATGCGGACATTAATGCCGTAATTGACGCGATCAACAAAGGCCAGGTGTACAAATACTTCTCCAAACCCTGGAACGAGGACGAGCTGAAACATAACATTGATAAGGCATACGAAGTGTACGCCCTCCGTAAAGAGAACCGCGAACTCACCGAAAAGCTGCTCGACGTAAACGAGAAGCTGGAGTTCCTCCTGCGCCAGAAGTTAATTTCCTAG
- a CDS encoding M1 family metallopeptidase, whose protein sequence is MHRTSKLLCLLMAGITASGVFQGARAQSAANENENPALKIYRATPTKINNLVHTKLDVRFDYAKRYLNGKAWITLRPHFYATDSLLLDAKGMDIKTVAISKAGKNTPLKYDYDGWQLNINLDKLYKSTESYVIYIEYTAKPDELTVKGSSAITDAKGLYFINPDGKDPDKPVQIWTQGETEASSVWFPTIDKNNQKTTSEIAMTVPKKYVTLSNGKLVSQKPNTDGTRTDTWKMDQPHAPYLFMMAVGDFVITKDAPWKGKEVSYYQEKAYAPYAKAIFGHTPEMMTFYSNLLGVDYPWVKYSQVVVRDYVSGAMENTTATLHGEMVQKTDRELLDDNHLAESVIAHELFHQWFGDYATCESWSNLTLNESFADYSEYLWLEHKYGKDAADAHHLESLQNYFNFIGYAGDRDLVRFHYRDKEDMFDAVSYQKGGRILHMLRNYVGDDAFFKSLNLYLKNNAFKATESHHLRLAFEEVTGKDLNWFWNQWYFGQGYPELDFSYDYNDATKKVKVTVKQQQKGDKIFTMPFAIDVYEGGKKTRHNVILDERVDSFFLPYSSKPDFVNVDGDKILLAKTTDHRDINTYIFQYKNALNYQDRREAISATLKQQTSNAAARAVVVAAMKDKYEGLRAMAVGGVKLDNSDVKTAALETVVSLAKADPASVVRATAIGQLAKLKDGQYAPLFEAALKDKSYAVAGAALNALNTLNPENAYATAKSLEPAAKGALMNAISAVYTKKADPADIAFFDKQFATAGGQNAKFNAALQYLAMLSKVQDNAAFTKGIDAVKGFADQMNNGMVNNYFINLMQPIVKTKQEQASSATGAKAEELKQQAAYTEKVIAELRAAKTEE, encoded by the coding sequence ATGCATCGAACGAGTAAACTGCTTTGCCTGCTGATGGCCGGTATCACTGCCTCCGGAGTATTCCAGGGCGCCCGCGCACAATCAGCCGCTAATGAGAATGAAAACCCGGCGCTCAAAATTTACCGGGCCACCCCTACCAAAATCAACAACCTGGTGCACACCAAACTGGACGTGCGCTTCGACTATGCTAAACGTTACCTGAATGGTAAAGCGTGGATCACCCTTCGCCCTCACTTTTATGCTACCGACAGCCTGCTGCTGGACGCAAAAGGAATGGACATTAAAACCGTAGCAATTTCCAAAGCAGGTAAAAATACGCCGCTGAAATACGACTATGATGGCTGGCAACTGAACATCAACCTGGATAAGCTGTATAAGTCTACCGAGTCGTACGTGATTTATATCGAGTATACCGCCAAGCCGGATGAACTGACGGTAAAAGGCAGCAGCGCCATCACCGACGCGAAAGGCCTGTATTTCATTAATCCTGATGGTAAAGACCCTGACAAACCAGTGCAGATCTGGACACAGGGTGAAACAGAGGCTTCTTCTGTATGGTTCCCTACTATCGACAAAAACAACCAGAAAACGACTTCAGAAATAGCCATGACGGTGCCTAAAAAGTACGTAACCCTCTCCAACGGTAAACTGGTTAGCCAGAAGCCGAACACGGACGGTACCCGTACCGACACCTGGAAAATGGACCAGCCGCATGCACCATACCTGTTCATGATGGCCGTGGGCGATTTCGTGATTACGAAAGATGCGCCATGGAAAGGTAAAGAAGTAAGCTATTACCAGGAGAAAGCCTATGCCCCTTACGCAAAAGCGATATTCGGTCATACGCCTGAAATGATGACGTTCTATTCTAACCTGCTGGGTGTTGATTACCCTTGGGTGAAGTACTCCCAGGTAGTAGTGCGCGACTATGTATCCGGCGCTATGGAGAATACCACGGCTACGCTGCACGGCGAAATGGTGCAGAAAACCGACCGCGAACTGCTGGACGATAACCACCTGGCAGAATCTGTGATCGCGCATGAGTTGTTTCACCAATGGTTTGGCGACTACGCTACCTGCGAATCATGGAGCAACCTTACCCTGAACGAATCGTTCGCTGACTACAGCGAATACCTGTGGCTGGAACATAAATACGGCAAAGACGCGGCAGATGCGCACCACCTGGAATCGCTGCAGAACTATTTCAACTTCATCGGCTATGCCGGCGACCGCGACCTGGTTCGCTTCCACTATCGCGATAAAGAAGATATGTTTGATGCAGTGAGCTACCAGAAAGGCGGCCGCATCCTGCACATGCTGCGTAACTACGTGGGCGACGACGCATTCTTTAAATCACTGAACCTGTACCTGAAAAATAATGCCTTTAAAGCTACCGAGTCGCACCACCTGCGCCTGGCTTTTGAAGAAGTTACCGGCAAAGACCTGAACTGGTTCTGGAATCAATGGTACTTCGGACAGGGCTACCCTGAGCTGGACTTCAGCTACGATTACAACGACGCCACCAAAAAGGTGAAAGTAACTGTGAAGCAACAACAGAAGGGCGATAAAATCTTCACCATGCCTTTCGCGATCGACGTATACGAAGGTGGTAAGAAGACCCGCCACAACGTAATCCTCGACGAACGTGTGGATTCGTTCTTCCTGCCCTACAGCAGCAAGCCGGATTTCGTAAACGTAGACGGCGACAAGATCCTGCTGGCTAAAACGACCGATCACCGCGACATCAACACCTACATCTTCCAGTATAAAAATGCGCTTAACTACCAGGACCGCCGCGAAGCGATCAGCGCCACGCTGAAACAGCAGACCAGCAATGCTGCCGCCCGTGCCGTAGTAGTAGCCGCCATGAAAGATAAGTACGAAGGCCTGCGCGCCATGGCCGTAGGTGGTGTGAAGCTGGATAACAGTGATGTAAAAACGGCCGCCCTGGAAACCGTTGTATCCCTGGCTAAAGCAGATCCGGCGTCCGTTGTAAGAGCAACCGCCATCGGCCAGCTGGCGAAACTGAAAGACGGCCAGTACGCACCGTTGTTCGAAGCAGCTTTGAAAGATAAGTCTTACGCCGTAGCCGGCGCTGCCCTCAATGCCCTCAACACCCTGAACCCGGAGAATGCCTATGCAACGGCCAAATCACTGGAGCCGGCGGCTAAAGGCGCCCTGATGAACGCCATCTCCGCCGTGTACACGAAAAAAGCAGATCCCGCTGATATCGCCTTCTTCGATAAACAGTTTGCCACTGCAGGTGGACAGAACGCCAAGTTTAACGCGGCGCTGCAATACCTGGCCATGCTGAGCAAAGTGCAGGACAACGCTGCCTTTACCAAAGGCATCGATGCAGTGAAGGGTTTTGCCGACCAGATGAACAACGGTATGGTGAACAACTACTTCATTAACCTGATGCAGCCGATCGTGAAAACGAAACAGGAGCAGGCATCATCTGCTACCGGTGCTAAAGCGGAAGAGCTGAAACAACAGGCGGCCTATACCGAAAAGGTAATAGCCGAACTGCGTGCAGCTAAAACCGAAGAGTAG
- a CDS encoding gluconate:H+ symporter codes for MPLLLSFAAILLLIALIVGLKLDTFISFIIVSICLGLACGMDIAGIGSSIKNGIGGTLGSLLMILVFGAMLGKIVADSGAAQQITTSLVRLCGVNNIQWAMALGGLLIGFPMFYTAAFVIVVPLIFATGMTTRLPLMYIGIPMIAALSVSHGFLPPHPSPTAISAQLGADLGKTLLYGLIAGIPIIALAGPIFARTLKKHQVTPNPDLVHVQHLPEDQLPGLGISLFCALLPLFLLTITTISNPFIDANSLPGKFIAFIGDANLAMMLSVLVAVYLLGIRRGGKMKPLMRQLEDAVKGLAPMLLIIAGSGIFMQVMKDGGMNTYIGESLKNLPLSPLVLGWTIAAIIRVCVGSATVAGLTAGGILLPLLHAPHTQPELMVLSIGAGSLMFSHVNDSGFWLFKEYFNLTLKQTFSTWSLMETIVSLAGLGGVLVLQQVLAIMGN; via the coding sequence ATGCCGTTATTACTTTCCTTCGCAGCTATCCTGCTTTTAATTGCCCTCATTGTAGGCCTCAAACTGGATACCTTCATTTCCTTTATCATCGTGAGCATTTGCCTGGGACTGGCCTGCGGGATGGACATTGCCGGCATCGGCTCGTCCATCAAAAATGGCATCGGCGGCACCCTTGGCTCTTTGCTGATGATACTTGTATTTGGAGCCATGCTGGGAAAGATCGTGGCAGACAGTGGGGCGGCGCAGCAGATCACGACATCGCTCGTGCGGTTATGCGGCGTGAACAACATCCAGTGGGCCATGGCCCTGGGCGGATTGCTGATCGGCTTCCCGATGTTTTATACGGCGGCGTTCGTGATCGTCGTGCCTTTGATCTTTGCAACGGGCATGACTACCCGCCTGCCACTAATGTACATTGGCATCCCGATGATCGCGGCGTTATCGGTATCGCACGGCTTTTTGCCACCACACCCCTCCCCTACGGCCATCTCTGCTCAGCTCGGGGCGGACCTGGGTAAAACCTTATTGTACGGCCTTATTGCAGGCATTCCCATTATCGCACTGGCAGGGCCGATCTTCGCGCGTACGCTGAAGAAACACCAGGTAACACCTAATCCAGACCTCGTGCATGTGCAACACCTGCCGGAAGATCAGCTGCCCGGACTCGGCATCTCCCTGTTCTGCGCATTACTCCCACTGTTCCTGCTGACCATCACGACCATCAGTAACCCTTTTATTGATGCGAACAGCCTGCCCGGCAAGTTCATCGCCTTTATCGGCGATGCCAACCTGGCCATGATGTTATCGGTATTGGTGGCGGTGTACCTGCTCGGCATTCGTCGCGGAGGTAAAATGAAACCACTTATGCGGCAGCTGGAAGATGCGGTGAAAGGCCTGGCGCCTATGCTGCTGATCATTGCCGGCTCCGGCATATTCATGCAGGTGATGAAAGACGGGGGCATGAACACCTACATTGGTGAGTCGCTGAAAAACCTGCCATTGTCGCCGCTGGTGCTGGGCTGGACGATCGCCGCCATCATTCGTGTATGCGTGGGATCTGCTACCGTGGCCGGACTCACCGCGGGTGGCATCCTGTTACCCTTGCTGCATGCGCCGCACACGCAGCCGGAGCTGATGGTGCTTTCGATCGGTGCGGGCAGCCTCATGTTCTCCCATGTGAACGACAGCGGCTTCTGGCTGTTCAAGGAGTACTTTAACCTCACCCTGAAACAAACCTTTTCCACCTGGTCGCTGATGGAAACTATTGTAAGCCTCGCCGGACTGGGAGGCGTGCTGGTATTACAGCAGGTACTGGCAATAATGGGAAATTAG
- a CDS encoding phosphoglycerate kinase: MSKFSSFNFSGKKALIRVDFNVPLNDKFEITDDTRMKAAVPTIKKILADGGSVILMSHLGRPKDGPTDKYSLKHLVNHLVKLLEGATVKFAEDCVGEVAEKAAANVQAGEVLLLENLRFHKQEEKGDKAFAEQLAKLGDVYVNDAFGTAHRAHASTAVIAEFFPADKRFFGLLMEAEVNNAEKVLHGAESPFTAILGGAKVSDKILIIENLMEKANNIIIGGGMAYTFLKAQGKEIGNSLVENDKLDLALELLAKAKAKGVQLLLPTDSVAADKFAADANTQTVSNDNIPSGWMGLDVGPESVKLFSETIANSKTILWNGPMGVFEMEKFQGGTKAVADAIVKATAGGAFSLVGGGDSVAAVNQFGLAEKVSYVSTGGGAMLEYFEGKTLPGIAAVK, encoded by the coding sequence ATGAGCAAGTTTTCCAGCTTCAATTTCAGCGGTAAAAAAGCCCTCATCCGCGTTGACTTCAACGTTCCCCTCAACGATAAATTCGAGATCACCGACGATACCCGCATGAAAGCGGCGGTGCCCACGATTAAAAAGATACTGGCCGACGGCGGATCGGTGATCCTCATGTCGCACCTCGGCAGGCCAAAAGATGGTCCTACCGATAAATACTCCCTCAAACACCTGGTAAACCACCTGGTAAAACTGCTGGAAGGCGCTACCGTTAAGTTCGCCGAAGATTGTGTAGGCGAAGTAGCGGAGAAAGCTGCTGCTAACGTGCAAGCCGGCGAAGTGCTGCTGCTCGAAAACCTGCGCTTCCACAAACAGGAAGAAAAAGGCGATAAAGCATTTGCAGAACAACTCGCTAAACTGGGCGACGTATACGTAAACGACGCCTTCGGTACCGCACACCGCGCACACGCTTCTACAGCGGTTATCGCGGAGTTCTTCCCTGCCGACAAACGTTTCTTCGGCCTGCTCATGGAAGCTGAAGTAAACAACGCTGAAAAAGTACTGCACGGTGCAGAATCTCCGTTCACGGCCATCCTGGGTGGCGCAAAGGTGAGTGATAAGATCCTCATCATCGAAAACCTGATGGAGAAAGCCAACAATATCATCATCGGTGGCGGTATGGCTTACACTTTCCTGAAAGCTCAGGGTAAAGAAATTGGTAATTCCCTCGTGGAAAATGATAAGCTGGACCTGGCACTCGAACTGCTGGCCAAGGCAAAAGCGAAAGGCGTACAACTGCTGCTGCCTACGGATTCCGTAGCGGCCGATAAGTTCGCTGCCGACGCTAACACACAAACAGTTTCCAACGACAACATCCCTTCCGGCTGGATGGGCCTCGACGTAGGACCTGAATCGGTAAAACTGTTCAGCGAAACGATCGCTAACTCTAAAACCATTCTCTGGAACGGCCCGATGGGCGTATTCGAAATGGAGAAATTCCAGGGCGGTACTAAAGCCGTAGCTGATGCGATCGTGAAGGCAACTGCCGGCGGCGCGTTCTCCCTCGTAGGCGGTGGTGACTCTGTGGCAGCCGTAAACCAATTCGGCCTGGCAGAAAAAGTAAGCTACGTATCCACCGGTGGTGGTGCTATGCTCGAATACTTCGAAGGCAAAACATTGCCTGGTATCGCAGCGGTGAAGTAA
- a CDS encoding TPM domain-containing protein gives MRLFPKKELFNEDEKAKVVAAVRQAERLTSGEVRVYIESRCAYVDAFDRAKEIFAGLGMEKTKQRNGVLLYVALLDHQFAILGDQGIHEKVGGEFWQKEALLLRDYFKRNLIVEGLEVCVKEIGESLRHHFPYAAEDKNELPDDIVFGR, from the coding sequence ATGCGCCTCTTCCCGAAAAAAGAACTGTTTAACGAAGACGAAAAAGCCAAAGTGGTAGCGGCCGTTCGCCAGGCAGAACGCCTTACCAGCGGCGAAGTGCGGGTTTACATCGAAAGCCGCTGTGCTTATGTAGATGCATTTGACCGCGCAAAGGAAATATTTGCGGGGCTGGGCATGGAAAAAACGAAGCAACGTAACGGGGTACTGTTATACGTAGCCCTGCTGGACCACCAGTTCGCCATCCTGGGCGACCAGGGCATCCACGAAAAGGTGGGAGGCGAGTTCTGGCAAAAGGAAGCACTGCTGTTGCGCGACTACTTCAAGCGCAACCTGATCGTGGAAGGATTGGAAGTATGTGTGAAAGAAATCGGCGAATCGCTGCGTCATCATTTCCCCTACGCCGCAGAAGACAAAAATGAATTACCCGACGACATCGTGTTTGGAAGATAA
- the gap gene encoding type I glyceraldehyde-3-phosphate dehydrogenase — protein sequence MGTTLKIGINGFGRIGRLVYRQIYNMPGIDVVAINDLTSPKVLAHLLKYDSAQGRFETEVTSTDNSISVNGEEVKIYAQKDPAQIPWKEHNIDVVIECTGFFTDKDKAEAHITAGAKRVVISAPATGDLKTVVFNVNHDILDGSETVISCASCTTNCLAPMAKVLEDKYGIVTGLMTTIHAYTNDQNTLDAPHPKGDLRRARAAAANIVPNSTGAAKAIGLVLPSLKGKLDGNAQRVPTITGSLTELTTILSKKVTAEEINEAMKAASNESFGYTTDEIVSTDIIGTRFGSLFDATQTKVITQGDVQMVKTVSWYDNEMSYVSQLVRTVKHFAGLISK from the coding sequence ATGGGAACTACTCTCAAAATCGGTATAAATGGATTCGGTCGCATCGGTCGCCTCGTATACCGTCAGATTTACAACATGCCTGGTATCGACGTGGTAGCTATCAACGACCTTACCAGCCCGAAGGTATTGGCGCATCTCCTGAAATACGACTCAGCTCAGGGTAGATTTGAAACAGAAGTTACTAGCACCGACAACTCTATCTCCGTTAACGGCGAAGAAGTAAAAATATACGCACAGAAAGATCCTGCCCAGATTCCCTGGAAAGAGCACAATATCGATGTAGTAATCGAGTGCACAGGCTTCTTTACTGACAAAGACAAAGCAGAAGCTCACATCACTGCTGGCGCTAAACGTGTGGTAATCTCCGCTCCGGCTACCGGCGACCTGAAAACGGTTGTTTTCAACGTTAACCACGACATCCTCGACGGTTCTGAAACAGTTATCTCCTGCGCATCCTGCACCACTAACTGTCTCGCTCCAATGGCGAAAGTACTGGAAGACAAATACGGTATCGTTACCGGTCTGATGACTACCATCCACGCTTACACCAACGACCAGAACACCCTGGATGCTCCGCACCCTAAAGGTGACCTGCGCCGTGCACGTGCTGCTGCCGCTAACATCGTACCTAACAGCACCGGCGCTGCTAAAGCGATCGGCCTGGTACTGCCTAGCCTGAAAGGTAAACTGGACGGTAACGCGCAGCGTGTTCCGACGATCACCGGCTCCCTCACAGAACTGACTACCATCCTCAGCAAAAAAGTAACTGCAGAAGAAATCAACGAAGCCATGAAAGCTGCTTCTAACGAATCTTTCGGTTACACTACAGACGAAATCGTAAGCACCGACATCATCGGTACCCGCTTCGGTTCCCTGTTCGATGCTACCCAAACGAAAGTAATCACCCAGGGTGATGTACAAATGGTGAAAACTGTTTCCTGGTACGATAACGAAATGAGCTATGTTTCTCAGCTCGTTCGCACCGTGAAACATTTCGCTGGCCTCATCAGCAAATAA
- a CDS encoding TPM domain-containing protein has protein sequence MKILRWLLVFTGILTGFMAGAQDIPKPMNPPRLLNDFAGVLLREDAAKLEQKLEAYEDSTSNEVAIVIVKTLDGYEPEEVSTKILREWGIGKKDKNNGLLILVAVDDRKVRIETGYGMENVVPDVIAYRIINNQIKPAFRQGDYYHGLDAAVNSVIKAAAGEFHAVPKDGGEGGGLGIGGIAMIIIIIVVLVIVSRGGGGGGGTFSRRGYNGWGGGVGGGFLGGGFGGGGGGWSGGGGGGGFGGFGGGGGIGGGASGNW, from the coding sequence ATGAAGATACTCCGCTGGTTATTAGTGTTTACCGGAATACTGACAGGCTTTATGGCCGGGGCGCAGGACATCCCGAAGCCCATGAATCCGCCCCGTTTGCTGAATGATTTTGCAGGTGTGCTGTTGCGTGAAGACGCCGCAAAACTGGAACAAAAGTTGGAGGCTTACGAGGATAGTACATCTAACGAGGTGGCCATCGTGATCGTGAAAACGCTCGACGGCTACGAACCGGAAGAGGTAAGCACGAAAATCCTGAGAGAATGGGGTATCGGCAAAAAAGATAAGAACAATGGCCTGCTCATCCTCGTGGCGGTAGACGACCGCAAAGTGAGGATAGAAACAGGTTATGGAATGGAGAATGTGGTGCCCGACGTAATCGCGTACCGGATTATCAACAACCAGATCAAACCGGCTTTTCGCCAGGGCGATTATTACCACGGCCTGGACGCAGCCGTTAACAGCGTTATCAAAGCCGCAGCAGGTGAGTTTCATGCCGTACCTAAAGACGGCGGCGAAGGCGGAGGTCTCGGTATCGGCGGCATTGCGATGATCATCATTATTATCGTAGTGCTGGTGATCGTGAGCAGAGGCGGCGGCGGTGGCGGCGGTACGTTTAGCAGGCGCGGTTATAACGGTTGGGGCGGTGGCGTTGGCGGCGGATTTCTCGGCGGCGGCTTCGGCGGCGGTGGAGGAGGCTGGTCCGGCGGCGGTGGTGGTGGCGGTTTCGGCGGCTTCGGCGGCGGCGGCGGTATCGGCGGCGGTGCCAGTGGCAACTGGTAA
- a CDS encoding DUF1835 domain-containing protein, which translates to MNYLHVLNGDATLEVFRKSGIPGDFIVCREMISEGRVAPAPDADTFLTERAAHLREHYGIDTSNYNESIVKELGKLKQAGNYDELVLWFEFDVFCQLNLLFVLWYLRQLNIQLPPVSLVSINHHPEVVNFKGFGVLLPHHYPPLFEQRAQLREEDWQLALDTWNAYTGDDPSKVNEMRHRAPGNLPFLAEALQAQLQRLPYVEDGLNVIQRFFLQNLQLGCAPWYNLYNRFWNELKIYGFGDFQLDIITQRMRNAGVIEGNEQMCITSLGQEVLAGEENYTGYAALDHWIGGTPLHETPWRWSAAEDKPVKVS; encoded by the coding sequence ATGAATTATCTGCATGTGCTTAATGGAGATGCAACACTGGAAGTATTCCGTAAATCCGGCATACCGGGCGACTTCATCGTGTGCCGCGAAATGATCAGCGAAGGCCGGGTAGCGCCAGCGCCGGATGCAGATACGTTTCTGACAGAACGGGCGGCGCACCTCCGCGAGCACTATGGCATCGATACTTCCAACTATAACGAAAGCATTGTAAAAGAACTGGGCAAACTGAAGCAGGCCGGCAACTACGACGAACTGGTGCTTTGGTTTGAGTTTGATGTGTTTTGCCAGCTGAACCTGTTGTTCGTTCTCTGGTACCTGCGTCAGCTCAATATCCAACTACCTCCTGTAAGCCTGGTCTCCATCAATCACCACCCCGAGGTAGTGAACTTCAAAGGCTTCGGCGTACTGTTACCACATCATTATCCACCACTTTTTGAACAAAGAGCGCAACTGCGCGAGGAAGACTGGCAACTGGCGCTCGACACCTGGAATGCCTATACGGGCGACGATCCTTCCAAAGTAAATGAGATGCGGCACCGCGCCCCGGGCAACCTGCCTTTCCTGGCAGAAGCTTTACAGGCGCAATTGCAGCGGCTCCCTTATGTAGAAGATGGCCTCAATGTCATTCAACGTTTCTTCCTGCAAAACCTTCAACTCGGCTGCGCGCCCTGGTATAACCTGTACAATCGCTTCTGGAATGAACTGAAGATCTATGGCTTCGGCGACTTCCAGCTCGACATCATCACCCAACGCATGCGTAACGCCGGCGTGATCGAAGGGAATGAACAAATGTGTATCACGTCTTTAGGCCAGGAAGTGCTGGCGGGGGAGGAGAACTACACCGGTTATGCTGCGCTCGACCACTGGATCGGCGGCACGCCTTTGCATGAAACGCCCTGGCGCTGGAGTGCGGCGGAAGACAAGCCGGTGAAGGTATCGTAG